taagtatcacaggctcctcccatgtacataagtatcacagcctttgttcaatactttggtgaggctcctttggcaccaattacagcctcaagtctttttgcgtatgatgctacaagcttggcacacttatttttggtcagtttctcaCATTCttatttgcaggacctctcaagctccatcaggttggatggggagtgtcggtgcacagccattttccgatctctccagagatgttcaatcgggttcaagtctgggctctggctggaccactcaaggacattcccgtagccactcctttgttatcttggctgtgtgcttagggtcgttgtccactgaaaaacatccccacagcatgatgctgccaccaccatgcttcactgtagggatggtattggccaggtgatgagcggtgcctggtttcctccagacatgacgcttgctattcaggccaaagagttcaatctttgttttgtCAGACCATTTGTttgtcatggtctgagagtccttcaggagctctttggcaaactccaggcgggctgtcacgTGCCTTTTACTGTGgcgtggcttctgtctggccactctaccatacaggcctgattagtgcagagatggttattcttctggaagattctgatctgtgccttgatacaatgcTTGGACTTCATGGGCCCAAAAAAAGATGgccctgactatggcgcccccgAGATGTGGTTCCTTCCCTTTTTATGTGTGCCCCAGTAGAGCGCGGTGCTTCCCCGAAAAGCCCGGGAAACCCTGACCAgcagagttaaagtgttactaaagccttgtttttttttaacttaaaaaagcAAACATGTCTATTCTTACtcactctgtgtaatggttttgcacagagcagcccaggtcctcttcttctggggtccccctctgACGCTCCAGGCCCCTCATCGGGTACTCCATGGAAAGCCACTTGGAACTCTCCCTTGgacgccatttttgcccagtctctttcttattgttgaatgaTGAATGctgaccttacctgaggcaagtgaggcctgcagttctttagatgttgttctgggttcttttatgacctactGGATGAGTCGCCGTTGTGCACACGGAGTAATTTTGGTAGGTCggtcactcctgggaaggttcaccgctcttccaagttttctccatttgcggataatggctctcactgtgGTTCTCCGGAGTCCTAAAGCCTTAGAAATGACTTTATAACCCTTTCCCGACTGATAATTTTAAATTACGTTGTTTCTCAcccttttagcgtgcttcactttgtcgcACAACTtctttttaagtgatttcttgaatCAACAGGTTTGGCAGTAATCAGGCTTGGTTGTGGCAAGTGAaagttaactcagctttccaaagaatttggttaatcacagttcattcatgatttagcaaagggggcaattactttttcacatagggccaggcaggtttgggcagttttgttcccttaataaatgaaatcttcATTTgaaactgcattttttatttactcgggttatcctTGTTTAATACTAAAATTTGTTAGATGatttgaatcatttaagtgtgaaaaatatgcaaaaaaaaaaaaaaatagaaaattaggaaaaaatcagggggcaaatacttttttcacagcactgtacattTTAAGCCTTAGATACATTGTGACAAATCTAAAAAAGAAACCAGAAGAAATTGAATTAACTTTTTAGCTTATATATAGATGTATTGTTAATGAAAGGAAGTAATTCTTCTTCATTGATAGCTATGTCATATGTTTAATACAGGTGGAAGAAGAAGATACTCTCCACTAAAAAAGGACAACATGAATTTCACCAGTGGAAATGAGACAGACAAAAAGGACCTCTGGACGTGCATAGGTGCTCCTGAACTCTTGCTCCCTATCGTAGATGGTGTTTTCATCGGGATTTGTGTCTTAGGCTTGGTGGGAAACATTATCGTGTTTTGGAACCTTTGCTTCAGGATCCAGAGGAACAAATATACAGTTTACATCGCCAACCTGTGTGTGGCTGACACCCTCTTGCTATCAGTGGTGATGTTGACGTTGATGGTCGAGATCAGCAATTTCTTTGGTTTACATCCTGGATCTAAAGTGACGTGTCCCTTCTATGTATTTGTGGATACATTATATTACCCCCTGGTCTATTCTGGGAAAAACATCCTGACAGCCATCAGCGTGGAGAGGTGTATCTCCATCCTGTTCCCCATTTGGTATCGCACTTGTCGCCCCAAGAAGTTCTCCACTATGGCGTGCGCTGTTCTCTGGCTCCTTGGCATCTTGGAGGGCCTCCTTGAAGTCATTTTGTGTGATCCAGAAGCTTACACCAGTCAGCAGGCGCAATGTGTAACGATTGAAGTGATGATTTTTGTGTCTGCGATCGGGATATGTCTACCGCTCATGGTTATTTCCAGCGTCGCCTTGCTCTACAAAATAAGGAGG
This portion of the Aquarana catesbeiana isolate 2022-GZ linkage group LG07, ASM4218655v1, whole genome shotgun sequence genome encodes:
- the LOC141102372 gene encoding proto-oncogene Mas-like, producing the protein MNFTSGNETDKKDLWTCIGAPELLLPIVDGVFIGICVLGLVGNIIVFWNLCFRIQRNKYTVYIANLCVADTLLLSVVMLTLMVEISNFFGLHPGSKVTCPFYVFVDTLYYPLVYSGKNILTAISVERCISILFPIWYRTCRPKKFSTMACAVLWLLGILEGLLEVILCDPEAYTSQQAQCVTIEVMIFVSAIGICLPLMVISSVALLYKIRRTVGQEYSPKLYIIIIVAVIVFILSVLPLNIVRFLVFCNVLKTVKLVFISQYWLVTNCVINPYIYFLVGKICNQTTCCSIKDSLQRAFVVETDTSPFSSEGQQAQ